In Gigantopelta aegis isolate Gae_Host chromosome 6, Gae_host_genome, whole genome shotgun sequence, the following are encoded in one genomic region:
- the LOC121374193 gene encoding uncharacterized protein LOC121374193 has product MWRIFSGIPRAIRQHWNGPRAAAGIYKEEETLCDCEPPISCVHTRQNCISFERSQDRSDESGKDTDREQYDWWKRPHPNFWSLFTGSHCALEAVTWGAAVVLGIKLSHLRIHGVRCVPDDEKRERTKRCLLYHIAFALPGSQTTKSVLDSKTPLQNDAKRTDAPEETDPVTKVMTEFKNICSKYTAIGKNIMGLTKARDGNMESAVEDLTESSELGHTGAQFNTGLCFELGQGVNSSLAQAAKFYSQAAAKDHPEALYNLAMLYLKGEGGVAQDTSRALSLLERAAHQGLTQAQIFLGVYYTEEEKEDMEKAVIFFNMAAEQDDPEAQYFLGICYEQGWGVEMNECKAASLYSAASRNGHDGAMYNLGVFHEYGFGGLPKDRVSALDLFSQSASLGNESAYFKLQEWYANAALLEWSAKFERHANPLLDGPSVATVTKSQPSEQAMLPGFNSSASLPSLTTQVCCPQSNTQSSLPLSPSVSSPTLSDLVKRNINQLSIGHQFLSGFTKSATENFILGQFFTKSKRAEPKASFFLGDECEEARETTVIQPLFDIPEGHFCTTGLNRTHTMTDLVSVACP; this is encoded by the exons ATGTGGAGGATATTCAGTGGGATTCCAAGAG CGATTCGACAACACTGGAATGGACCGCGTGCAGCAGCTGGTATTTACAAGGAGGAAGAGACACTCTGTGACTGTGAGCCACCGATCAGTTGTGTACACACCAGACAGAACTGCATAAG TTTTGAGAGGTCTCAGGATAGGTCAGATGAGAGTGGAAAGGACACTGACAGAGAGCAGTATGATTGGTGGAAACGTCCACACCCCAACTTCTGGTCTCTCTTCACGGGCTCTCACTGCGCACTGGAGGCTGTCACTTGG ggAGCAGCAGTCGTGCTCGGTATTAAGCTTTCTCACCTGAGGATTCACGGAGTGCGATGTGTGCCTGATGATGAAAAGCGGGAGAGGACAAAGCGATGTCTACTCTATCACATAGCGTTTGCCTTACCCGGCAGTCAGACCACGAAGAGTGTGCTCGACTCAAAGACTCCACTACAGAACGATGCAAAAAGAACTGATGCG cCAGAGGAAACAGACCCAGTTACCAAGGTGATGACAGAATTCAAGAACATATGTAGCAAATACACAGCAATTGGGAAGAACATAATGGGCCTGACGAAGGCTCGAGATGGTAACATGGAGAGTGCGGTTGAAGACCTGACAGAGTCGAGTGAGCTGGGTCACACCGGGGCCCAGTTCAACACAGGACTGTGTTTCGAGCTCGGACAGGGAGTGAACTCGAGTCTTGCTCAG GCTGCCAAGTTTTACAGCCAGGCTGCAGCCAAAGATCACCCAGAAGCTCTGTACAACCTCGCCATGCTCTACCTCAAGGGAGAGGGCGGAGTTGCACAAGACACATCAAGAGCTCTCTCGCTTCTAGAGCGGGCCGCTCACCAAGGGTTAACACAG GCTCAGATATTCCTGGGCGTTTACTACACTGAGGAGGAGAAAGAAGACATGGAGAAGGCTgtaatttttttcaatatggCCGCAGAACAAGAT GACCCCGAAGCACAGTATTTCTTGGGTATTTGCTACGAGCAGGGCTGGGGTGTTGAGATGAATGAATGTAAGGCGGCCAGCTTGTACAGTGCGGCATCTCGGAATGGACACGATGGAGCTATGTACAACCTTGGTGTTTTCCACGAGTATGGATTCGGAG GTTTACCCAAAGACCGTGTTTCTGCTCTAGATCTGTTCAGCCAGTCTGCAAGTCTTGGCAATGAGAGTGCGTATTTTAAGCTGCAGGAGTGGTACGCTAATGCAGCCTTGCTGGAGTGGTCAG CCAAGTTTGAGAGGCACGCCAACCCACTGTTAGATGGTCCTTCGGTAGCCACGGTTACAAAGTCACAGCCATCAGAACAAGCCATGTTGCCAGGTTTCAACTCGTCTGCCTCGTTACCAAGTCTGACGACCCAAGTCTGTTGTCCTCAGAGTAATACACAAAGTTCTCTGCCACTCAGCCCCTCTGTGTCATCTCCCACTCTATCCGACTTGGTGAAGCGCAATATAAACCAGCTTAGCATTGGACATCAGTTTCTTTCTGGATTCACGAAGTCTGCCACAGAGAACTTCATTCTAGGACAGTTTTTTACAAAAAGTAAAAGAGCAGAACCAAAAGCAAGCTTTTTTCTCGGTGACGAATGTGAGGAGGCAAGGGAGACGACTGTCATCCAGCCCCTGTTTGACATTCCAGAAGGACACTTCTGCACAACTGGATTAAACCGAACACATACTATGACAGACCTTGTGTCTGTTGCTTGTCCTTGA